The genomic window GGATCGGGCGTTCTATTCCGGGAAGGTCGCGGTTGCGAAGTTCTTCGCGCGGAATGTGTTGCCGCAGTTGACGGCTACGCGGAAGGTGTTGGCTGGGATCGACAACGACATCATGGAGTTGGACGAGGCGGCGTTCTGAGGGTTGGGCCGCGTGGTCGGGGGTTGATGGGGACCTGAGTGGGTGTCGTCCGGTGGTGAGTTGCGCCGGTTGACGGTGGTTCCTTGTGTTTGGGCGTGCGTGGTGCATGCTCGGGTGACTCAGGTGCTTCTGGGGTTCTGTAGGGATGGGTGGCGTCTGGGGCCAGGTGCTTTGGGTTGCGCGCGGATGGGTGGCGTCCGGGGCGGTTGGTGGGTTGCGTTCGTTGACGGTTCGTTTCGGGGGTTGGGCGTGCGTGGTGCATGCTCGGTTGGCTCAGGTTCTTTTGGGTTCTGAGCGGATGGGTGGCGTCCGGGGGTGGTTCGGTGGGTTGCGTTGGTTGACGGTTCGTTTCGGGGGTTGGGCGTGCGTGGTGCATGCTCGGTTGGCCCAGGTTCTTTTGGGTTCTGAGCGGATGGGTGGCGTCCGGGGCGGTTGGTGGGTTGCGTTGGTTGACGTTGGTTCCGGGGGTTCGGCCTGCTCGTTCATGCGCGGTTGGCCCAGGTTTGCCTCGAACAGTGCTGGGCGCGTTGGGTGCCGTACCCGGCTTACCTCCCGCAGTTGGTAGACGTGGGTGCGGCTTCCGGCGTGGTCGTCTGGCTGTGGTTGCGTCTAGGGAGGGCAGCCGGAGGAGTTGGTGGGGTGGGCTGCGGTGTGTGTGGGTCGGCGTGCGTAGCGCGTGCATTCTTCGCGCAGGCTCCGGTGGCGCGGGGCGGTGGCGGCGGGGGCTGCCCTAGGTGGCGGTAGCGCGTACAGGGCGGGCGGTGGCGGGCCCGGATCCGGCGGTGGCGCGCCCGGGGCGGGCGCTGGGGAGCCGGGGAAAATCGACGGTAGTCAAATGGTTGCTATTTGATCTTCGAAAGCCACCATTTGACTACCGTCGAAACCATTTCACTATCGACGGTAGTCAAATGGTGGTTGGGCCCTTGACAGGCTGAGAGCTCTCTTTTGCTTGCCACTCTCTAGACGCAACCAGAGCCGGTCGACCACGCCGGAAGCCGAACCTCGCGCACCCGACTGCGGGAGGTAAGTCGGGTACGGCAGACGACGTGCCCAGCACTGCTCAGAGGAAAACCTGGGTAGGCAGACATCCTGGGAACCCGCAACATTGGGATGAAACCCTGGTAGGCAGACCATTCGGGCACCTACAACACTGGGATAAAATCCTGGGTAGGCAGAACATCCTGGCAACCCGCAACATTGGGATGAAACCCTAGTAGGCAGACCTCTCGGCACCTACAACATCGGGATGAAGCCTTGGCAGGCAAACCCCTCCTGGGAACCCGCTACGCTGGGATGAAACACCTAGTAGGCGAATACCCTTGGGAACCCGCAACCTTGGGCACCGCCAACCCAACGCAACTCCCGCGCCCCTCCCCGGAAACCTGGGTCAGGCACAACCTCTCAACCCGCTGACCCAACTACTTACCAGCAGTAGGTGTGGTAGTACCCGTTCCAGCACTCGGGCGTGTACTCCCACCGATCCGGCAGATCCGACGCCGGAATCGACGCCCCGATCCCCGCCCCGATCGCACCGCCCGCGATCACTCCCGCGATCAGACCAACCGGCAGCGCGATGGGCGCGAGCAGCCCCATGCTCACCAAGGTGACGGCGACGCCGAGGAAAAGGCCGCCGAATACGCCGAGCGCCGCGCCGATCCCGATGCCCGCTTCGATATTCCGCTGCTTGGGCGAAGTCTTGCTCCAGTAACCGATGGGCGACGCGGTCAGGCTCGCGCCGTCGGTGCTGAGTTGCGGGCGCAATTCCACGGTGTCCGCGCCGTCGATGGTGACTGTCAGCGGCACCGCCGCGACGACCGTGCCGGACTTGTCGCGAACGGTCAGCGCGGTCTCGGTGAGCGCGAAGGTGCCGCCCTCGAGTTTCGCGGTCAGGTTCCTGCCGTCCTCGGACTGCGAGATCTGGTACGCGACACCGCTTTCAGTGCCGGAGTGGTTGGTTTCCTCGGCCGTAGGAGCGGCGTAGGTGACTCCCCCGGCGATCCCGGTCGCGGTGATGGTGAGCAGTGCGGTGACCGCGAACTTCCTGATAATCAAAAGAATTCCCCTTGTGCACGGAACGCTTCATCGCGTTCTCGGACGGGGACACTAACACCGGCCGCCGACAGAAACGCAATTCTTTTGGCGCACCAGGGATTTGTCGGGTGTACAGCGCAAACTTGCAGTAACCACACCGAAGACCCTCGAAATGAAAGACTTCAGAGCAAAACGGCGGAATTCACTTCAGCACGTACGGCGACACCGAGCTGCGGTGCTCGCTGATGTCCAGGACCTTTCCGAGCGGGGGGAAGGCGCGCTGCGGGCAGTTGGCGCGCTCGCAGACGCGGCAGCCCGCGCCGATGAGCGTCGGCTGCACCACGTCGAGGTCGATGCCGTCGGCGTAGACGACCCGTGCGGCGTGGCGCAGCTCGCAGCCGAGGCCGATGGCGAAGGTCTTGCTCGGCTGGCCGTAGTGGGTGGCGCGGCGCTCGACGGTGCGGGCGACCCAGAGGTACTTGCGCCCGTCGGGCATCTGCGCGATCTGGGTCATGATCTTGCCGGGATAGGCGAAGGTCTCGTACACGTTCCACAGCGGGCAGGTGCCGCCGCTGGAGGAGAAGTGAAAACCGGTGGCGGACTGGCGCTTCGACATGTTGCCCGCCCGGTCGACCCGGACGAAGGAGAACGGGACGCCGCGCAGCTTGGGTCGTTGCAGGGTCGACAGCCGGTGGCAGATCGTCTCGTAGCTCTGACTGAAAAAGGCCGAGAGCCGCTCGATGTCGTAGCGGAAGTCCTCCGCCACCTCGTGAAAGTGCGTGTAGGGCAAGACCGTCGCCGCGGCGAAGTAGTTGGCGAGGCCGAGCATGGCCAGCTTGCGGGTGTCCTCGGAGGCGAAATTGCCCTCTTCGACCAGCTTTTCGAGCAGGTCGCCGCATTCGAAGTAGGCGAGCTCGGCGGCGAGCTTGAACGTACGCTGGCCGCCGGACAGGTGCGGTGCGATCTCCAGCACCCGCGAATCGGTGTCGTAGCGGTGCAGCACGCCCTCGCCGAGGTCGATACGCTCCACGATCTTCACGTCGTGCGAGCGCAGCCTGCGCGCGATCTCGCTGGGCACATCGCCACCGTGGAAGCGGATGCGGGCCGTCAATTCCTCTGCGGCCGTGTCCAATTCGTGGATGTAGTTCTGCCGCTGATAGAAGTAGTCGCGCACTTCCTCGTGCGGCTTGCTGATGGTCGCGCTGCCCGCGCCGTCGGCGAAGCGGTCCTCGGTGGCGGCCGCGAGCTGGGCGCTGGTGTTGCGGTAGCGGTTGTGCATGGCGACCATCGCGCGGGCGATGCTCGGGTGCGCCGAGACCATGTCGGCGATCTCCTGGGTGTCGGCCTCGATGCCCAGCTCCTGATCCATGACGACCTCTTGCAACTCGGCGATCAGCCGGGTGTCGTCGGCGGAGGAGAAGAAGGTCGCGTCCACACCGAAGACTTCGCTGATCTTCAGCAGCACCGGCACCGTGAGCGGGCGCACGTCGTGTTCGATCTGGTTCAGGTAGCTGGCCGAGATCTCCAGCTTCTGCGCGAGCGAGACCTGGCTCAGTCCTCGTTCGGTACGCAGCTGACGAAGCCGCGCGCCGACGTAAGTCTTGGCCATAAGTCGAGTTTATGGGGGATTTCGCAGCCGTGCCAATGGGAAATTAACAGCGGAGCTGAGCTATATGTCACAGCCTCGGGTTACCGTCGAGGGGTGCTGTTCTCGGAAGTCGTGCAGACGTCGGAGACCGTTCGCGCGACCAGGTCCCGAAAGACGAAGATAGCCGCGCTCGCCGAACTGCTCGGCGCGGCCGCGCCGGAGGAACTCACGCCCGTGGTGGCGTGGGTTTCCGGTGAGCTGCGCCAAGGTCGCATCGGCACCGGATGGCGCACCATCACCGGGCTGGGTGGCGCGCCGTCTCCCGTTGCGACACTGTCGGTTTCGGCGGTCGACAAGGTCTTCGACGAACTCGCCACCGTCGCAGGAAAGGGCTCGGCCAACCGGCGCAGAGAACTGCTGAGCGCGCTCTGGAGCGCGGCGACCTCGGCCGAGCAGTCCTTCCTGTTGCGCCTGCTCACCGGGGAGATCCGGCAGGGCGCGCTGACCGCGCTCGTCGCCGAGGCGGTCGCGGTGGCCGCCGCCGTGCCGGTCGAGCAGGTCCGGCGCGCGTACATGCTCTCCGGGCAGCTGCCCGTCACCGCCGCCGCCGCGCTCACCGGCGGTTCGGAGGCGCTCGCCGCGTTCCGGCTCGAAGTGGGCAGGCCGATCCAGCCGATGCTCGCCTCCCCGGGATCCGCGCTCGACGAGGCGATGGGCGAGTTCGACGGCGATGTCAGCGTCGAGCACAAGCTGGACGGCGCGCGTATCCAGGTGCACCGCGACGGCGACGAGGTCCGCGTCTTCACCAGGACCCTGCGCGACATCACCTCCGGCGTGCCCGAGCTGGTCCGGCTGGTGGCCGGGCTGCCGTGCGAGAGCGTCGTGCTCGACGGTGAGACGCTGGCGCTCACCGACTCCGGGCGGCCGCGGCCGTTCCAGGAGACCATGAGCCGCTTCGCCACGGCCGAGCCCGGCGAGGAGGCGAAGTTGCCGCCCGGCGCGTCCGCGGGTCCGCTCGTCCCCGCCGTGAGCTCGACCAGAGAACTGCTGCTGCATCCGTACTTCTTCGACTGCCTGCACCTGGACGGCCGGGACCTGCTCGACGCCCCGCTCTCGGAACGGCGCGCCGCGCTGCTGCACGTGGCGGGCGAGCACACCATCCCCGCGCTGATCCGCCCCGACCCCGAGGCCGCCGCCGAGTACTTCGACGGCGCGCTCGCCGCCGGGCACGAGGGTGTGATGGTCAAGTCGTTGTCCGCGCCGTACGCGGCGGGCCGCCGTGGCCGCGCCTGGCTGAAGATCAAGCCGACGCACACCATGGACCTGATCGTGCTCGGCGCGGAATGGGGCTACGGCCGCCGCACCGGCTACCTTTCCAACCTGCACCTCGGCGCGCGCGATCCGGCGACCGGCGAACCGGTGATGGTCGGCAAGACCTTCAAGGGCCTCACCGACGCCCTGCTGCAATGGCAGACCGCCGAATTCCCCCGCCACGAACGTTCCCGCGACGAACACACCGTCTACCTCTGGCCCGAACTCGTCGTCGAAATCGCACTCGACGGCGTCCAGGTCAGCCCCCGCTACCCCGGCGGCGTCGCCCTCCGCTTCGCCCGCGTCGTCCGCTACCGCCCCGACAAAGACCCCACCGACGCCGACACCATCGACACCATCCGCGCCCTACTCCCCTGAGTGAGCGACGCCGTCCGCGGCTGCTGCGATGAGGCCGTCGCCTCGGGCGGTGGGCGGCCGTCCGTCGCGTCCCACCGCCGCGCCGCCCTCGAGCGCCTGACCAGCTCCGACGCGCGCCCCGAGGTTCCCGTGTGGCGCGGTGGTGGTGGTTCAGACTTGGGGACCGGACGGTCCGGTATCAGCCTCGGGTGGGAGTCTCCTCGGTGCGCGGTTCGAAACGGAAACGGTGGGTGTCGACTGGGCCGGGTATCGGTCGCGCGGCGCGGCGGGCAGTGCTGCTCGCGGTCGTGACGTGTCTCGGCGCGGCGCTGAGCTTCGCGGTGCTGCCGGGAGCGGATCGGCCGCCCGCCGGTCAGCCCGGCGAGCTACTGCATACCTCGCGCGATCCCGCGACGGTGATGCCGACACCACTGGATGACCGGTTCTACCTGCCGCCGCCCGGGTACGAGCGCACCGAACCCGGCACCCTGCTCGCCAGCCGGGTCGGCGGTACCGGCCTGACCGCCACGCCTGTCCTCTCCACCGAGATGCTGATTCGTTCCACCGACGCGAAGGGCAGGCCGGTGGCGGTGGTCGCCACCCTGCTCGTGCCGTACTCGACTTGGACCGGTCCCGGCCCTCGGCCGCTGATCTCTTCGAACGTGGCGATCGACTCGCTCGGCCACACCTGCGCGCCCTCACAGCAGCTGAAGAACAGTCGGTCGACCGACCTGGCCGCGCAGATACCGCTGTCGAAGAACTACGCCGTGCTCGTCCCCGACCATCAGGGCCCTCGGCAGGCGTACGCGGCGGGCGTGATGGCCGGACACGCGGTGCTCGATTCGGTGCGCGCGGCGGTCGGCACGCCGCATCTCGGCCTGGATCCCGCCGCGCCGACCATCGTGACCGGGTACTCCGGCGGCGCCATCGCCTCCGGCTGGGCCGCTCAGCTCGCGCCGAAATACGCGCCCGAACTCAACCTGGTGGGCGCCGTCTTCGGCGGGGTGCCCGCGGATTTCGAGATGCTGCTGGAGACGATGAACGGTCGCAATGCCGCATCGGGCGTCTTCCTCGCGGCGACGCTCGGCGTGGCACGCGAGTACCCGGAGATGATGTGGCTGTTCAACGACCACGGCTGGCGGCTCGCCCAGTTCGCGAAGGACCTCTGCTTCGCGGGCTTGGCGGTGCTCGGCGCCATCGTGCCGGTGCCCGTCGAGATGCTTGCCAACGTCCCCGACCCCACCGCGACCCCGATGATCCAGCGCATTCTCGCCGAGAACCGGCTCGGCGCCGCCGCGCCACGCGTTCCGGTGTTCATGTACCACGGCGCGAACGAGGTGTGGATCCCGCTGAAGGGCGCGGAGAACCTCTACGACGACTGGTGCGCGCAGGGCGTGTCGGTCCGGCTCGAGGTCTATCTCGGCGAGCATGTGATCGTCGGAGCCACCGGAATCCCCGGCGCGAACGCCTGGATCGACGAGCGCCTCGCGGGAAAGCCCGCGCCGAGCGGCTGCTCCAGTTTCGGACTTCGCTGACCGCACCGGGCGCCACCTCGGGCGTCCACGCTAGCGCACCCCGAAGTCCGTCCGACAGGCGGTTACCGCATGGCAATCCGTGGGAGCGGTGCCGCACACTGGAGGCGTGACCGTCGAATTACTGGTTCTACTGATCGTCATCGTCACGGCACTCGTTTTCGATTTCACCAACGGCTTCCACGACACCGCCAACGCGATGGCGACCTCCATCGCGACGGGTGCGCTGCGGCCGCGGGTCGCGGTGGCGCTCTCGGCGGTGCTGAACCTGGTCGGCGCGTTCCTGTCGGTCGAGGTGGCGGCCACGGTGGCCAAGGGCATCGTGCAACTGGGTGCGGTGGACGGACACGATCTGCTGATCATCGTCTTGGCAGGTCTGGTCGGCGGCATTCTCTGGAATCTGTTGACCTGGCTGTTCGGCCTGCCGTCGAGTTCCTCGCACGCACTGTTCGGCGGTCTGATCGGCGCGACCATCGCCTCCCTCGGCTGGGGCGGGGTGATCTGGGCGTCCGGCTCCGACGGCGTGCTCACCAAGATCGTGCTGCCCGCCGTGCTCGCCCCGGTGGTCGCCGCGCTGGTCTCGGCGATCGGCACCCGTGCGGTCTACCGGATCACGGCGAAGTCCGACGAGGGCAAGGTCAGGGAGGGCTTCCGCTGGGGCCAGATCGGTTCGGCCTCGCTGGTCTCCCTCGCGCACGGCACCAACGACGCGCAGAAGACGATGGGCGTCATCTTCCTCGCGCTGGTCGCGCACGGGACGCTGACCAAGAACGACGAGATGCCGCTGTGGGTGATGGCGGCCTGCGCCGTTGCCATCGCCGCGGGCACCTATCTCGGCGGTTGGCGGATCATCCGCACTCTCGGCAAGGGGCTGGTGGAGATCGAATCGCCGCAGGGCCTTGCCGCCGAATCCTCCTCGGCCGCGATCATCCTCACCTCCGCCCACTTCGGCCTGCCGCTGTCCACCACCCAGACGGCCACCGGCTCCATCCTCGGCAGCGGCCTCGGCAAAGGCGCCGAGGTGCGTTGGTCGGTGATGGGACGAATGGTGGTCGCGTGGCTGCTCACGCTGCCGATGGCCGGTCTCGCCGGTGCGGTCTGCTGGGCCATCGCGCACTTCATCGGCGGGCTGCCGGGCGTCCTCGTGGTGTTCGGGATCCTGGTCGTCCTTGCCGCGCTGATGTGGTTGCGGTCGCGGCGCAACCCGGTCGACACCACCAACGTCAACGAGTGGCCGGGCGGCGACGCGGACCGGCCCTCCGACACGCCGACGGCCGCTTCCGACGGTGCCAAGGCCGACCACGAGCCCGGCTCCACCAGCGATCCGCGCAACCCGGGGCCCTCGGCGCAGGCGCATCCGCCCACCCGTTCCGCCCAGCTGTAGAGGAGCCACCGTGCAGACGCTCG from Nocardia bhagyanarayanae includes these protein-coding regions:
- the ramB gene encoding acetate metabolism transcriptional regulator RamB — translated: MAKTYVGARLRQLRTERGLSQVSLAQKLEISASYLNQIEHDVRPLTVPVLLKISEVFGVDATFFSSADDTRLIAELQEVVMDQELGIEADTQEIADMVSAHPSIARAMVAMHNRYRNTSAQLAAATEDRFADGAGSATISKPHEEVRDYFYQRQNYIHELDTAAEELTARIRFHGGDVPSEIARRLRSHDVKIVERIDLGEGVLHRYDTDSRVLEIAPHLSGGQRTFKLAAELAYFECGDLLEKLVEEGNFASEDTRKLAMLGLANYFAAATVLPYTHFHEVAEDFRYDIERLSAFFSQSYETICHRLSTLQRPKLRGVPFSFVRVDRAGNMSKRQSATGFHFSSSGGTCPLWNVYETFAYPGKIMTQIAQMPDGRKYLWVARTVERRATHYGQPSKTFAIGLGCELRHAARVVYADGIDLDVVQPTLIGAGCRVCERANCPQRAFPPLGKVLDISEHRSSVSPYVLK
- a CDS encoding inorganic phosphate transporter — translated: MTVELLVLLIVIVTALVFDFTNGFHDTANAMATSIATGALRPRVAVALSAVLNLVGAFLSVEVAATVAKGIVQLGAVDGHDLLIIVLAGLVGGILWNLLTWLFGLPSSSSHALFGGLIGATIASLGWGGVIWASGSDGVLTKIVLPAVLAPVVAALVSAIGTRAVYRITAKSDEGKVREGFRWGQIGSASLVSLAHGTNDAQKTMGVIFLALVAHGTLTKNDEMPLWVMAACAVAIAAGTYLGGWRIIRTLGKGLVEIESPQGLAAESSSAAIILTSAHFGLPLSTTQTATGSILGSGLGKGAEVRWSVMGRMVVAWLLTLPMAGLAGAVCWAIAHFIGGLPGVLVVFGILVVLAALMWLRSRRNPVDTTNVNEWPGGDADRPSDTPTAASDGAKADHEPGSTSDPRNPGPSAQAHPPTRSAQL
- a CDS encoding ATP-dependent DNA ligase, coding for MLFSEVVQTSETVRATRSRKTKIAALAELLGAAAPEELTPVVAWVSGELRQGRIGTGWRTITGLGGAPSPVATLSVSAVDKVFDELATVAGKGSANRRRELLSALWSAATSAEQSFLLRLLTGEIRQGALTALVAEAVAVAAAVPVEQVRRAYMLSGQLPVTAAAALTGGSEALAAFRLEVGRPIQPMLASPGSALDEAMGEFDGDVSVEHKLDGARIQVHRDGDEVRVFTRTLRDITSGVPELVRLVAGLPCESVVLDGETLALTDSGRPRPFQETMSRFATAEPGEEAKLPPGASAGPLVPAVSSTRELLLHPYFFDCLHLDGRDLLDAPLSERRAALLHVAGEHTIPALIRPDPEAAAEYFDGALAAGHEGVMVKSLSAPYAAGRRGRAWLKIKPTHTMDLIVLGAEWGYGRRTGYLSNLHLGARDPATGEPVMVGKTFKGLTDALLQWQTAEFPRHERSRDEHTVYLWPELVVEIALDGVQVSPRYPGGVALRFARVVRYRPDKDPTDADTIDTIRALLP
- a CDS encoding lipase family protein, with protein sequence MSTGPGIGRAARRAVLLAVVTCLGAALSFAVLPGADRPPAGQPGELLHTSRDPATVMPTPLDDRFYLPPPGYERTEPGTLLASRVGGTGLTATPVLSTEMLIRSTDAKGRPVAVVATLLVPYSTWTGPGPRPLISSNVAIDSLGHTCAPSQQLKNSRSTDLAAQIPLSKNYAVLVPDHQGPRQAYAAGVMAGHAVLDSVRAAVGTPHLGLDPAAPTIVTGYSGGAIASGWAAQLAPKYAPELNLVGAVFGGVPADFEMLLETMNGRNAASGVFLAATLGVAREYPEMMWLFNDHGWRLAQFAKDLCFAGLAVLGAIVPVPVEMLANVPDPTATPMIQRILAENRLGAAAPRVPVFMYHGANEVWIPLKGAENLYDDWCAQGVSVRLEVYLGEHVIVGATGIPGANAWIDERLAGKPAPSGCSSFGLR